The Nocardioides humi genome includes a region encoding these proteins:
- a CDS encoding DUF302 domain-containing protein, whose translation MTKYTLEATVRRPYDETVEAVRAELSAAGFGILTEIDLKATLKAKLDVDVTPQVILGACRPQLAHQALEADPSIAALLPCNVVVRAVDDTTTVVEAFDPDAMMSLAGQGQAGDTLRTVATDARQRLTAALAALESN comes from the coding sequence ATGACGAAGTACACGCTCGAAGCCACGGTGCGCCGCCCCTATGACGAAACCGTCGAGGCGGTGCGTGCCGAGCTCTCGGCCGCCGGATTCGGCATCCTCACTGAGATCGACCTCAAGGCGACGCTGAAGGCGAAGCTCGACGTCGACGTCACTCCGCAGGTCATCTTGGGCGCTTGCCGGCCGCAGCTGGCCCACCAGGCGCTCGAGGCCGACCCGTCGATCGCCGCGCTGCTGCCTTGCAACGTCGTCGTCCGAGCCGTGGACGACACCACCACCGTCGTCGAGGCCTTCGATCCCGACGCCATGATGTCCCTCGCCGGCCAGGGCCAGGCCGGCGACACACTGCGCACAGTCGCGACCGACGCACGACAGCGGCTGACCGCGGCCCTGGCCGCATTGGAGAGCAACTGA
- a CDS encoding class I SAM-dependent methyltransferase: MSDERADHWDAVFASRDLDSVSWFEEMPTHSAELLRAQPGSVIDIGAGASRLPGALLADGRDDITLLDISQEALAVTRERLGPGEDRVAYIVSDVLCWEPSRTYDVWHDRAVFHFLTAPADQAAYVDRAALALSAGGLLVLATFGPDGPTSCSGLPTARFSSDDIAALFAPAFDLTHAETRTHLTPGGAGQQFTWVTARRADCSHGPP, translated from the coding sequence ATGAGCGACGAGCGCGCTGATCACTGGGATGCCGTTTTCGCCTCGCGCGACCTCGACTCGGTGTCATGGTTCGAGGAGATGCCCACCCACTCTGCGGAGCTGCTGCGCGCGCAGCCCGGCTCGGTGATCGATATCGGGGCTGGCGCGTCCCGGCTTCCCGGCGCGCTCCTCGCCGACGGCCGCGACGACATCACCCTGCTCGACATCTCTCAGGAGGCGCTCGCAGTGACTCGCGAGCGTCTCGGGCCCGGGGAAGACCGGGTCGCCTACATCGTCAGCGACGTCCTCTGCTGGGAACCCTCCCGCACCTACGACGTGTGGCACGACCGCGCCGTGTTCCACTTCCTCACAGCTCCGGCCGACCAGGCGGCGTACGTCGATCGGGCCGCCCTAGCCCTGTCCGCTGGTGGCCTCCTTGTCCTGGCCACCTTCGGCCCCGACGGGCCCACGTCCTGCTCGGGCCTGCCGACGGCCCGCTTCTCCTCCGACGACATCGCCGCTCTGTTCGCGCCCGCTTTCGACCTCACTCATGCGGAAACGCGGACTCACCTCACTCCAGGCGGCGCCGGGCAGCAGTTCACCTGGGTCACAGCGCGGCGCGCCGATTGTTCCCACGGACCCCCGTGA
- a CDS encoding rhodanese-like domain-containing protein: protein MRETTVDQLAAALDQGAAVVDVREPAEFREGHVPGATNIPMGQLTARLGEIDRDRPVHVVCASGNRSSAMVDVLTANDFDAINVAGGTSAWIRSGRPIEK from the coding sequence ATGCGCGAGACCACTGTCGATCAGCTCGCTGCGGCGCTCGATCAGGGCGCAGCCGTGGTTGACGTCCGTGAGCCCGCGGAGTTCCGCGAGGGCCACGTGCCGGGTGCGACCAACATCCCGATGGGTCAGCTGACCGCCCGACTGGGAGAGATTGACCGGGACCGTCCGGTGCACGTGGTGTGCGCCTCGGGCAATCGCAGCAGCGCGATGGTCGACGTCCTGACCGCGAACGACTTCGACGCGATCAACGTCGCCGGTGGCACCAGCGCTTGGATCCGCTCCGGGCGACCGATCGAGAAGTGA
- a CDS encoding MBL fold metallo-hydrolase, whose translation MTDETTTETPAPASVTEEAQQRPAEGLTVRTLETSSLGDRTYVVHDGEAALVIDPQRDIDRVLEVLEADGVRLTHVFETHIHNDYVTGGLALAQATGAAYLVNGEDEVSFDRTPIADGEVVEVGDRMRVRAIATPGHTFTHLSYALSVDGPDGEEPYAVFTGGSLLYGATGRPDLLGEEHTDALVRHQHASAHKLAEQLPDEAEVYPTHGFGSFCSATQSDVTASTIGDEKRSNPVLTQDEETYVRELLDGLGAWPAYYVHMGPANAAGPSAPDLSPVQEADATELRRRIDAGEWVVDLRNRKAFAAGHAPGTFNFGLDGAFSTYLGWLIEWGTPVTLLGETAEDVATAQRELVRIGIDRPASQATGGPQDWTDGELGSFPTATFADLAQVRHHRDVVVLDVRRADEYEGAAIAGAVNIPIHELPRRVGEVPTGEVWVHCASGYRASVAASFVAAAGRTPVAVDDSFENAEKVGLHLVSPEGDSSDTTHGADGPDA comes from the coding sequence ATGACTGACGAGACCACCACCGAGACACCCGCACCGGCCTCGGTGACCGAGGAGGCCCAGCAGCGGCCGGCCGAAGGACTGACCGTCCGCACCCTCGAGACCTCATCGCTCGGGGACCGCACCTACGTGGTCCACGACGGCGAGGCCGCCCTGGTGATTGACCCTCAGCGCGACATCGACCGGGTGCTGGAGGTGCTCGAGGCCGACGGCGTCCGACTGACCCACGTCTTCGAGACCCACATCCACAACGACTACGTCACCGGTGGCCTGGCGCTCGCGCAGGCAACCGGAGCGGCATACCTGGTCAACGGCGAGGACGAGGTGTCCTTCGACCGCACCCCGATCGCCGACGGCGAGGTCGTCGAGGTGGGCGACCGTATGCGCGTCCGTGCGATCGCCACCCCCGGTCACACCTTCACCCACCTGTCCTACGCGCTCTCTGTCGACGGGCCTGACGGCGAGGAGCCGTACGCCGTGTTCACCGGCGGCTCGCTGCTCTACGGCGCCACCGGTCGACCCGACCTGCTCGGCGAGGAGCACACCGATGCCCTGGTGCGTCACCAGCACGCATCGGCGCACAAGCTCGCCGAGCAACTGCCCGACGAGGCCGAGGTCTACCCGACCCACGGGTTCGGGTCGTTCTGCTCGGCCACCCAGTCCGACGTCACCGCCTCCACGATCGGCGACGAGAAACGCTCGAACCCGGTCCTGACCCAGGACGAGGAGACCTACGTCCGCGAGTTGCTGGACGGCCTCGGTGCCTGGCCGGCGTACTACGTGCACATGGGACCCGCCAACGCCGCCGGTCCCTCCGCGCCCGACCTCTCCCCGGTGCAGGAGGCCGACGCGACCGAGCTGCGGCGCCGGATCGACGCGGGTGAGTGGGTGGTGGACCTGCGCAACCGCAAGGCCTTCGCCGCCGGGCACGCCCCCGGAACCTTCAACTTCGGACTCGACGGTGCCTTCTCGACCTACCTGGGCTGGCTGATCGAGTGGGGCACCCCCGTGACTCTGCTCGGCGAGACCGCCGAGGACGTGGCCACCGCCCAGCGTGAGCTGGTCCGGATCGGCATCGACCGGCCCGCATCCCAGGCCACCGGCGGTCCGCAGGACTGGACCGACGGTGAGCTCGGAAGCTTTCCCACCGCCACCTTCGCCGACCTGGCGCAGGTGCGCCATCACCGCGACGTCGTCGTGCTCGACGTGCGCCGCGCTGACGAGTACGAGGGCGCAGCGATCGCCGGGGCGGTCAACATCCCGATCCACGAGCTGCCCCGCCGCGTCGGCGAGGTGCCGACCGGTGAGGTGTGGGTGCACTGCGCCAGCGGCTACCGCGCCTCGGTCGCCGCCTCGTTCGTCGCCGCCGCCGGCCGCACCCCGGTCGCGGTCGACGACTCCTTCGAGAACGCCGAGAAGGTCGGCCTACACCTGGTGAGCCCCGAAGGCGACTCCTCTGACACCACCCACGGCGCCGACGGGCCCGACGCCTGA
- a CDS encoding MMPL family transporter has translation MSTTTAPSKGASPDFTPGFRPGPLGRLGLWVTNHAKLVTGVWLLLIVGLGAFAPQVEHNLSGAGWQADGSESVAARELAQKSFGGNASSAIQVVVHSTDGPVTEGPGAEVLAQVTRMLEAEPRIAEVIAPMPGATISQDGSTAIILAGAGADTNEMVRVATDLKGDLQDLSVEGIQVNPTGSSLLWSDFNEANLEAMLKSEMLSWPVTMAILVLAFGALVAAGLPLILTLAGLVASAGSLVLINELVPVSIWAMNFAMMFALALGIDYALFLVVRYRASRMGSGNSAKQAIAETMDTAGKAVLLSGATVLISLSAVMLVPSPSFRSMAGGIMLSVVFVLAATLTLLPLVLFKLDHKINKLSLPWVKTGEHRSPKFAAWGERLWKRPVVWGLGALIVLLALAAPVIGLKTAMPSIKVLPEDASARIGYDLVQESFGEGAPGTLQIVMKASDAEAASTVLSSDSGIAGAMPAMPAADDSGLVLIQAVPTVDPSDPALGDTVDRLRADLPPSALVGGAAVENLDLKAQLDESTPLVIGVVLVLGFLLLLVALQAPLISLLGTLASLLSTAAAFGVARLIFQEGIGADFFGFESQGFLDAWAPVFFFAMIFAIAMDYTVFLLASAKEHYEHSGDPKDAMVGSLAHSGRVIFAAGAVMVAVFFTFALSGPLPPRRWASCWASLCCSTRSSCGSCCCRSCCVSPARRPGGRRPGCAACCRPSRSRTAERPSTATACPLRRGTWSGRATPTGVRTTPPLPASPLPHHHLEPKELHHVPSSHL, from the coding sequence ATGAGCACCACCACCGCCCCGTCGAAGGGCGCCTCCCCCGACTTCACCCCCGGCTTCCGCCCCGGCCCCCTCGGCCGCCTCGGCCTCTGGGTGACCAACCACGCCAAGCTCGTCACCGGCGTCTGGCTGCTGCTCATCGTCGGCCTGGGCGCCTTCGCCCCCCAGGTCGAGCACAACCTGTCCGGCGCCGGCTGGCAGGCCGACGGATCCGAGTCCGTCGCCGCACGCGAGCTCGCCCAGAAGAGCTTCGGCGGCAACGCCTCCTCGGCCATCCAGGTCGTCGTGCACTCCACCGACGGACCCGTCACCGAGGGCCCCGGCGCCGAGGTCCTCGCCCAGGTCACCCGGATGCTCGAAGCCGAACCACGCATCGCTGAGGTGATCGCGCCGATGCCCGGCGCGACCATCAGCCAGGACGGCAGCACCGCGATCATCCTCGCGGGCGCGGGTGCCGACACCAACGAGATGGTCCGGGTCGCCACCGACCTCAAGGGCGACCTCCAGGACCTTTCCGTCGAGGGCATCCAGGTCAACCCGACCGGCTCCTCGCTGCTCTGGTCAGACTTCAACGAGGCCAACCTCGAAGCCATGCTGAAGTCCGAGATGCTCTCCTGGCCCGTCACCATGGCGATCCTGGTGCTCGCCTTCGGCGCCCTGGTCGCCGCAGGCCTCCCCCTGATCCTGACCCTCGCCGGCCTCGTCGCCTCCGCCGGCTCCCTGGTCCTCATCAATGAGCTCGTCCCGGTCTCCATCTGGGCCATGAACTTCGCGATGATGTTCGCCCTCGCGCTCGGCATCGACTACGCGCTCTTCCTCGTCGTCCGCTACCGCGCATCCCGCATGGGCTCGGGCAACTCCGCCAAGCAGGCCATCGCCGAGACCATGGACACCGCCGGCAAGGCCGTCCTGCTCTCCGGCGCCACCGTCCTGATCTCGCTGTCGGCCGTGATGCTCGTGCCCTCGCCCTCGTTCCGCTCGATGGCCGGCGGGATCATGCTCTCGGTCGTCTTCGTCCTGGCCGCCACACTCACCCTGCTGCCGCTGGTGCTGTTCAAGCTCGACCACAAAATCAACAAGCTGTCCCTGCCCTGGGTCAAGACCGGGGAGCACCGCTCCCCGAAGTTCGCCGCGTGGGGCGAGCGACTCTGGAAGCGCCCCGTCGTCTGGGGCCTGGGCGCGCTCATCGTGCTGCTCGCGCTCGCCGCACCGGTCATCGGCCTCAAGACCGCCATGCCCTCCATCAAGGTCCTGCCCGAGGACGCCAGCGCCCGGATCGGCTACGACCTAGTGCAGGAGTCCTTCGGCGAGGGTGCACCCGGCACGCTGCAGATCGTGATGAAGGCCTCCGACGCCGAGGCCGCGAGCACCGTGCTTTCCTCCGACTCCGGCATCGCCGGAGCGATGCCGGCCATGCCGGCAGCCGACGACAGCGGGCTGGTCCTCATCCAGGCCGTGCCGACCGTCGACCCATCCGACCCCGCCCTCGGCGACACCGTCGACCGGCTGCGCGCCGACCTGCCGCCGAGCGCCCTAGTCGGAGGCGCGGCGGTGGAGAACCTCGACCTCAAGGCCCAGCTCGACGAATCCACGCCGCTCGTGATCGGGGTCGTGCTCGTGCTCGGGTTCCTGCTGTTGCTGGTGGCGCTCCAGGCGCCGCTGATCTCGTTGCTCGGCACGCTGGCCAGCCTGCTGTCGACGGCTGCGGCGTTTGGCGTGGCCCGCCTGATCTTCCAGGAAGGCATCGGCGCTGACTTCTTCGGCTTCGAGAGTCAGGGCTTCCTCGACGCGTGGGCTCCGGTGTTCTTCTTCGCCATGATCTTCGCGATCGCCATGGACTACACGGTCTTCCTACTCGCGTCGGCCAAGGAGCACTACGAGCACTCGGGCGACCCGAAGGACGCGATGGTCGGCTCGCTGGCCCACTCCGGACGGGTCATTTTCGCCGCCGGCGCGGTCATGGTCGCGGTGTTCTTCACCTTCGCGCTGTCCGGTCCGCTGCCCCCAAGGAGATGGGCATCGTGCTGGGCGTCGCTGTGCTGCTCGACGCGTTCCTCGTGCGGCTCGTGCTGTTGCCGGTCATGCTGCGTCTCACCGGCAAGGCGGCCTGGTGGTCGCCGGCCTGGCTGCGCCGCGTGTTGCCGACCATCACGTTCTCGCACGGCTGAGCGCCCCTCGACCGCCACGGCGTGCCCCCTGCGCCGCGGCACGTGGTCCGGGCGCGCGACCCCCACGGGTGTCCGGACCACACCTCCCCTCCCAGCCTCACCTCTCCCGCACCATCACCTCGAACCAAAGGAGCTCCACCATGTGCCGAGCAGTCACTTGTAA
- a CDS encoding DUF305 domain-containing protein codes for MRKTLTAAIVAASLLTLAACGNEDGSDSAAGHNDADVAFAQQMIPHHQQAVEMAQLAETRAESPEVKDLAADIEAAQDPEIETMTGWLDSWGEEVPGDGGHGGHDMSSDDMAGMMSEEEMADLEGSSGSGFDQMFLTMMIEHHEGAIEMAQTEQTEGEFPDALALAGEIESAQTEEIQTMQELLKP; via the coding sequence ATGCGCAAGACCCTCACCGCCGCCATCGTCGCGGCCAGTTTGCTCACCCTCGCGGCGTGCGGCAACGAAGACGGCAGCGACTCCGCAGCCGGGCACAACGACGCCGACGTCGCGTTCGCGCAGCAGATGATCCCCCACCACCAGCAGGCCGTCGAGATGGCCCAGCTCGCCGAGACCCGTGCCGAGAGCCCCGAGGTCAAGGACCTGGCCGCCGACATCGAGGCGGCGCAGGACCCCGAGATCGAGACCATGACCGGGTGGCTGGACTCCTGGGGCGAAGAGGTGCCCGGAGATGGCGGACACGGCGGACACGACATGTCGTCGGATGACATGGCCGGGATGATGTCCGAGGAGGAGATGGCTGACCTCGAGGGCTCCTCGGGATCCGGATTCGACCAGATGTTCCTCACCATGATGATCGAGCACCACGAGGGCGCGATCGAGATGGCGCAGACCGAGCAGACCGAGGGTGAGTTCCCCGACGCCCTCGCGCTGGCCGGGGAGATCGAGAGCGCCCAGACCGAGGAGATCCAGACGATGCAGGAGCTGCTGAAGCCCTGA
- a CDS encoding YgaP family membrane protein, translated as MNLDRAVLLLAGTLTVLSALLVALVSPWWWLLTAFVGLNLLQSSITGFCPAAVIFRRLGVSNGCAFR; from the coding sequence ATGAACCTCGACCGCGCCGTTCTCCTCCTCGCCGGCACCCTGACCGTTCTCAGCGCCTTGCTGGTGGCCCTCGTATCACCGTGGTGGTGGCTGCTGACCGCCTTCGTCGGGCTCAATCTGCTCCAGTCGAGCATCACTGGCTTCTGTCCCGCGGCCGTCATCTTCCGCCGCCTCGGCGTCAGCAACGGGTGCGCCTTCCGATGA
- a CDS encoding DUF3152 domain-containing protein: MSKHREPPRYSGAHRAPRRRAPAWLAGLAVLLTASAVAVPALLLAQDLPNLDDADRNAAVSPPSTAAAPSPPRASGQPNGEVAVGRHRSPAPARRTPPTPRVPEQGPGIFRVAAATATSTEEATTYRVEVEDGLPFPASQVAQFIEETLTDRRGWAARHRLVRVDDHADLRIVLATPETVDELCAPLDTGGRLSCRNGDNVVINAWRWQFGAESYPGDLAGYRRYVVNHETGHALGYAHVGCPGSGELAPVMLQQTKGLEGCEPNPWPARVDLVVH; this comes from the coding sequence ATGAGCAAACACAGAGAACCGCCGCGCTACAGCGGCGCCCATCGCGCACCCAGGCGACGGGCCCCGGCCTGGCTCGCCGGGCTGGCGGTCCTCCTGACCGCCTCCGCGGTCGCGGTGCCCGCCCTGCTCCTCGCGCAGGACCTCCCGAACCTCGACGACGCTGATCGAAATGCCGCCGTCTCACCGCCATCCACCGCCGCGGCTCCTTCCCCGCCACGGGCGAGCGGGCAGCCGAACGGCGAGGTAGCGGTCGGCCGACACCGAAGCCCAGCACCCGCCAGGCGCACTCCCCCCACCCCACGAGTTCCAGAACAGGGACCCGGCATCTTCCGGGTCGCGGCTGCGACAGCCACCTCCACCGAGGAGGCCACCACCTACCGGGTCGAGGTCGAGGACGGGCTACCCTTCCCGGCTTCGCAGGTCGCCCAGTTCATCGAAGAGACGTTGACCGACCGGCGCGGCTGGGCCGCCCGCCATCGACTCGTCCGCGTCGACGACCACGCCGACCTACGCATCGTCCTGGCAACCCCCGAGACGGTGGACGAGCTGTGCGCTCCACTCGACACCGGCGGCCGGCTGTCTTGCCGCAACGGCGACAACGTGGTGATCAACGCCTGGAGGTGGCAGTTCGGCGCGGAGAGCTACCCAGGCGACCTGGCAGGGTATCGGCGCTACGTCGTCAACCACGAGACCGGCCACGCGCTCGGCTATGCCCACGTCGGCTGCCCCGGGTCCGGAGAGTTGGCGCCGGTCATGCTGCAACAGACCAAGGGCCTGGAGGGCTGCGAGCCGAACCCGTGGCCCGCCCGGGTGGACCTCGTGGTCCACTGA
- a CDS encoding sulfite exporter TauE/SafE family protein, whose amino-acid sequence MTLLLAVAAGALIGLSLGALGGGGSILAVPVLVYLLDQSASQATTGSLVVVGVTSLIGAIAAHRAGNVLLGHGLVFGLVAIGGAVAGAEASIRVPEDILLAAFAALMLLVGGMLAWRQLRHRRVDDPRHVARPTLDDPIITFSPTFACQCPRALKVLLTATVVGALTGFLGVGGGFLVVPALLLALALPMEYAAGTSLVVITITSAAALAVRAGSGAAPDWTSVAALTATSAAAAVAGARLADRVGTNRLQAAFAVLVLGVAVYTAARAVPALL is encoded by the coding sequence ATGACACTGCTCCTCGCCGTCGCCGCCGGCGCGCTCATCGGCCTGTCCCTTGGAGCACTCGGCGGCGGCGGCTCGATCCTGGCCGTGCCGGTGCTGGTGTACCTGCTCGATCAGTCCGCCTCCCAGGCGACGACCGGGTCGCTGGTGGTCGTCGGCGTCACCTCCCTGATCGGGGCGATCGCCGCACACCGCGCCGGCAACGTGCTGCTCGGCCACGGCCTGGTCTTCGGCCTGGTCGCGATCGGCGGGGCGGTGGCGGGAGCGGAGGCGTCCATCCGGGTCCCCGAGGACATCCTGTTGGCCGCCTTCGCCGCCTTGATGCTGCTGGTCGGCGGGATGCTGGCCTGGCGCCAGCTACGCCACCGTCGCGTAGACGACCCTCGGCACGTCGCGCGGCCCACCCTGGACGACCCGATCATCACGTTCAGCCCGACCTTCGCCTGCCAGTGCCCCCGGGCCCTCAAGGTGCTGCTGACCGCGACCGTCGTCGGGGCACTGACCGGCTTCCTGGGCGTGGGCGGCGGCTTCCTCGTCGTTCCCGCCCTCCTGCTCGCCCTCGCGCTGCCGATGGAGTACGCCGCAGGTACCTCACTGGTTGTCATCACCATCACCAGCGCCGCAGCGCTCGCTGTCCGAGCTGGCTCCGGCGCCGCACCGGACTGGACGTCCGTCGCCGCGCTCACCGCAACGTCAGCGGCAGCAGCCGTCGCAGGGGCACGCCTCGCCGACCGTGTCGGCACCAACCGCCTCCAGGCCGCCTTCGCCGTCCTGGTCCTCGGCGTCGCCGTCTACACGGCAGCCCGCGCGGTCCCCGCCCTTCTCTGA
- a CDS encoding DUF6153 family protein, giving the protein MAVALFGLMSMHGWGSHTGAHFVATPGPSDMTAATHDRSHGHTPVTGDDTLATGASSQLTSGHPTPAPDGDGGGGLLELCLAILAGILLGVALLLGRRRIRLARGTLQGWSLPVFIGRDRDPPDLRRLCVIRC; this is encoded by the coding sequence GTGGCCGTGGCCCTGTTCGGCCTGATGTCGATGCACGGCTGGGGCTCCCACACCGGCGCACACTTCGTGGCGACCCCGGGTCCGAGCGACATGACGGCCGCCACTCACGATCGATCCCACGGCCACACCCCCGTCACCGGCGACGACACTCTCGCCACGGGGGCGTCGAGCCAGCTGACCTCCGGCCACCCGACCCCAGCCCCGGACGGCGACGGAGGCGGCGGGCTGCTCGAGCTCTGCCTGGCGATTCTCGCCGGGATCCTTCTCGGCGTCGCACTGCTGCTGGGCCGACGCCGCATCCGCCTTGCTCGGGGCACGCTGCAGGGATGGTCACTTCCGGTGTTCATCGGGCGGGACCGTGACCCGCCCGACCTGCGCAGACTCTGCGTGATCCGCTGCTGA
- a CDS encoding F510_1955 family glycosylhydrolase: protein MNRTSLVTATLALTTTLLGVGCSKGTPSASPSADDTEVGHIHGLGIDPADDTLYVATHFGLFHVKDDQEPSRVADRFQDTMAFTVVGPGNFLGSGHPDLREDLPSHLGLIESTDAGQTWKPVALQGEADFHILEPAGDVLYAYDATSGRLLRTEDRGTFEAVLTAPLLSVAATETQDQLIATTDQAQLITINPETGETRKLGGPTTTYLDTAPDGTLAGIAPDGTVRISTDDGQSWTEAGSIDGQPAAFTISEQGWYAATETTVFRSTDAGATWARVL, encoded by the coding sequence ATGAACCGAACCAGCCTCGTCACCGCGACCCTTGCGCTCACTACGACCCTTCTCGGAGTCGGGTGCAGCAAGGGAACCCCGTCCGCAAGCCCCTCCGCCGACGACACCGAGGTCGGCCACATCCACGGGCTCGGCATCGATCCTGCCGACGACACCCTCTACGTCGCCACCCACTTCGGGCTGTTCCACGTCAAGGACGACCAAGAGCCCAGCCGGGTCGCGGACCGATTTCAGGACACCATGGCCTTCACCGTGGTCGGACCGGGCAACTTCCTGGGCAGCGGCCACCCGGACCTCCGCGAGGACCTGCCCAGCCACCTCGGCCTCATCGAGTCCACCGATGCCGGCCAGACCTGGAAGCCGGTCGCCCTCCAGGGCGAGGCGGACTTCCACATCCTCGAGCCGGCCGGCGACGTGCTCTACGCCTACGACGCCACCTCCGGTCGCCTGCTGCGCACCGAGGACCGAGGAACCTTCGAGGCGGTGCTGACCGCCCCACTGCTCAGCGTCGCAGCCACCGAGACCCAGGACCAGCTGATCGCGACCACCGACCAAGCACAGCTCATCACCATCAACCCTGAGACCGGCGAGACGCGCAAGCTCGGCGGGCCGACCACCACCTACCTCGACACCGCACCCGACGGCACCTTGGCCGGAATCGCCCCGGACGGCACCGTCCGCATCAGCACCGATGACGGACAAAGTTGGACGGAGGCCGGCTCGATCGATGGGCAGCCGGCCGCCTTCACGATCAGCGAGCAGGGTTGGTACGCCGCCACCGAGACCACCGTGTTCCGGTCCACCGATGCCGGCGCGACCTGGGCGCGAGTGCTCTGA
- a CDS encoding metal-sensitive transcriptional regulator, producing MDLEPTEIKAIITRMKRANGHLASVIRMMEEGSDCESVLTQLAAVNKALARAGYAIVATGLQQCLVESDEGLDGVDVKKMEKLFLALA from the coding sequence ATGGACCTCGAACCCACCGAGATCAAAGCGATCATCACCCGCATGAAGCGCGCCAACGGCCACCTCGCCAGCGTCATCCGGATGATGGAGGAGGGCTCGGACTGCGAGTCCGTACTCACCCAGCTCGCCGCCGTCAACAAGGCCCTCGCCCGCGCCGGTTACGCCATCGTGGCCACCGGACTGCAGCAGTGCTTGGTCGAAAGCGACGAAGGGCTCGACGGTGTTGACGTCAAGAAGATGGAGAAGCTGTTCCTCGCTCTTGCCTGA
- a CDS encoding transposase produces MTPRADRPKRRAFTAEYKAQIVAEYDAAESGERGAILRREGLYSSHITEWRKAAQAGAVTALGPKTKDRRDREIEQLKARAEKAEAELARTRAALDIVGKAHALLETLSESTGTPKPPQR; encoded by the coding sequence GTGACCCCGAGAGCTGATCGTCCGAAGCGACGCGCGTTCACTGCGGAGTACAAGGCCCAGATCGTGGCCGAGTACGACGCCGCCGAGTCCGGCGAGCGGGGCGCGATCCTGCGCAGGGAGGGCCTGTACTCCTCCCACATCACCGAGTGGCGCAAGGCCGCCCAGGCCGGCGCCGTCACCGCTCTGGGACCGAAGACGAAGGACCGACGGGACCGGGAGATCGAGCAGCTCAAGGCTCGTGCGGAGAAGGCCGAGGCCGAGCTCGCCCGGACCAGGGCGGCGTTGGACATCGTGGGAAAGGCACACGCGCTCTTGGAGACGCTCTCCGAGAGCACGGGCACGCCGAAGCCGCCGCAGCGGTGA